The Pleuronectes platessa chromosome 13, fPlePla1.1, whole genome shotgun sequence genome includes a window with the following:
- the atcayb gene encoding caytaxin isoform X1 → MTFVSHVCQPQRAEACPPRPRMGTAEATLRMDSMEVKDEWQDEDFPRPLPEDGDVDSSCGLTDNRKYPPASLNVGESVAQHKRRTLVAPDMNLSLDQSEGSVLSDDYLETPDDLDINVEDIETPDDTDSLEFINNGNELEWEDDTPVATAKRLPGDSEEERDSSGRLWRTVIIGDQEQRIDMQVIRPYLRVVTHGGYYGEGLNAIIVFAACCLPDSSCEDYTYIMENLFLYVVSSLELLVAEDYMIVYLNGATPRRKMPGISWLKRCYQMIDRKLRKNLKCLIIAHPTWFIRTVLAISRPFISVKFMDKIRYVHSLTELSQIIPMEHVQIPECVLQYDDEKIRAQTERLEQDQQHNNSTAAKERPKSMIADVGCDI, encoded by the exons ATGACTTTTGTTTCACATGTTTGTCAGCCTCAGAGAGCTGAAGCCTGTCCTCCCCGGCCGAGGATGGGCACAGCAGAAGCCACTTTACGCATGGACAGCATGGAGGTCAAGGACGAGTGGCAGGACGAGGACTTCCCCAG GCCTCTACCAGAAGATGGAGATGTTGATTCTTCCTGTGGCCTCACCGACAACAGAAAAT ACCCCCCCGCCTCTCTGAATGTGGGCGAGAGCGTGGCGCAGCACAAGCGTCGCACCCTGGTGGCCCCGGACATGAACCTGTCCCTGGATCAGAGCGAGGGCTCCGTGCTCTCTGACGATTACCTGGAAACGCCCGACGACCTGGACATCAACGTGGAGGACATCGAGACCCCCGACGACACCGACTCTCTGGAGTTCATCAACAACGGCAACGAGCTGGAGTGGGAAG ACGACACGCCGGTGGCCACCGCCAAGCGTCTTCCAGGCGAcagcgaggaggagagagactcgTCGGGTCGTCTGTGGAGAACGGTGATCATCGGTGACCAGGAGCAGAGGATCGACATGCAGGTCATCAGGCCGTACCTGAGGGTGGTCACACATGgag gTTATTATGGTGAAGGTCTGAACGCCATCATCGTGTTTGCGGCCTGCTGCCTTCCTGACAGCAGCTGTGAGGACTACACGTACATCATGGAGAACCTCTTCCT ATATGTGGTGAGCAGCCTGGAGCTCCTGGTGGCAGAAGATTACATGATCGTTTACCTGAACGGAGCCACTCCTCGCAGGAAGATGCCCGGCATCAGCTGGCTGAAGAGATGCTACCAGATGATCGACAGGAA ACTGAGGAAGAATCTGAAGTGTCTCATCATCGCTCACCCCACGTGGTTCATCCGCACCGTCCTCGCCATCTCAAGACCCTTCATCAG TGTGAAGTTCATGGATAAAATCCGCTACGTTCACTCACTGACGGAGCTGAGTCAGATCATCCCCATGGAGCATGTGCAGATCCCAGAGTGTGTGCTGCA GTACGATGACGAGAAGATAAGAGCACAGACGGAAAG ACTTGAGCAAGATCAGCAGCACAACAACTCAACAGCAGCTAAAGAAAG GCCAAAGTCAATGATAGCAGATGTTGGATGTGACATCTGA
- the atcayb gene encoding caytaxin isoform X2 → MGTAEATLRMDSMEVKDEWQDEDFPRPLPEDGDVDSSCGLTDNRKYPPASLNVGESVAQHKRRTLVAPDMNLSLDQSEGSVLSDDYLETPDDLDINVEDIETPDDTDSLEFINNGNELEWEDDTPVATAKRLPGDSEEERDSSGRLWRTVIIGDQEQRIDMQVIRPYLRVVTHGGYYGEGLNAIIVFAACCLPDSSCEDYTYIMENLFLYVVSSLELLVAEDYMIVYLNGATPRRKMPGISWLKRCYQMIDRKLRKNLKCLIIAHPTWFIRTVLAISRPFISVKFMDKIRYVHSLTELSQIIPMEHVQIPECVLQYDDEKIRAQTERLEQDQQHNNSTAAKERPKSMIADVGCDI, encoded by the exons ATGGGCACAGCAGAAGCCACTTTACGCATGGACAGCATGGAGGTCAAGGACGAGTGGCAGGACGAGGACTTCCCCAG GCCTCTACCAGAAGATGGAGATGTTGATTCTTCCTGTGGCCTCACCGACAACAGAAAAT ACCCCCCCGCCTCTCTGAATGTGGGCGAGAGCGTGGCGCAGCACAAGCGTCGCACCCTGGTGGCCCCGGACATGAACCTGTCCCTGGATCAGAGCGAGGGCTCCGTGCTCTCTGACGATTACCTGGAAACGCCCGACGACCTGGACATCAACGTGGAGGACATCGAGACCCCCGACGACACCGACTCTCTGGAGTTCATCAACAACGGCAACGAGCTGGAGTGGGAAG ACGACACGCCGGTGGCCACCGCCAAGCGTCTTCCAGGCGAcagcgaggaggagagagactcgTCGGGTCGTCTGTGGAGAACGGTGATCATCGGTGACCAGGAGCAGAGGATCGACATGCAGGTCATCAGGCCGTACCTGAGGGTGGTCACACATGgag gTTATTATGGTGAAGGTCTGAACGCCATCATCGTGTTTGCGGCCTGCTGCCTTCCTGACAGCAGCTGTGAGGACTACACGTACATCATGGAGAACCTCTTCCT ATATGTGGTGAGCAGCCTGGAGCTCCTGGTGGCAGAAGATTACATGATCGTTTACCTGAACGGAGCCACTCCTCGCAGGAAGATGCCCGGCATCAGCTGGCTGAAGAGATGCTACCAGATGATCGACAGGAA ACTGAGGAAGAATCTGAAGTGTCTCATCATCGCTCACCCCACGTGGTTCATCCGCACCGTCCTCGCCATCTCAAGACCCTTCATCAG TGTGAAGTTCATGGATAAAATCCGCTACGTTCACTCACTGACGGAGCTGAGTCAGATCATCCCCATGGAGCATGTGCAGATCCCAGAGTGTGTGCTGCA GTACGATGACGAGAAGATAAGAGCACAGACGGAAAG ACTTGAGCAAGATCAGCAGCACAACAACTCAACAGCAGCTAAAGAAAG GCCAAAGTCAATGATAGCAGATGTTGGATGTGACATCTGA
- the LOC128455154 gene encoding nicotinamide riboside kinase 2 isoform X1: MKFIIGIGGVTNGGKTTLTNSLLKTLPNCCVVHQDDFFKKPDQIEVGEDGFRQWDVISALDMEAMVNTVKGWQENPVKFARSHGVSLSPEAEESEKGTHILIIEGFLIYNYKPLIDAFDKCYYIDIPREECKRRRSTRSYTVPDPPGLFDGHVWPMFLKHRNEMERNCDSLEYLDGTTSTEAIYNNVYESIQNSLLNKS; encoded by the exons ATGAAGTTCATCATCGGCATCGGAGG AGTGACCAACGGTGGGAAGACCACTTTGACAAACAGTCTTCTAAAGACATTACCTAACTGCTGTGTCGTGCATCAGGATGACTTCTTCAAG AAACCCGATCAAATAGAAGTCGGGGAGGACGGCTTTAGACAGTGGGATG TTATCAGCGCCCTGGACATGGAGGCGATGGTTAACACAGTGAAGGGCTGGCAGGAGAACCCGGTCAAGTTCGCCCGCTCCCACGGGGTCAGCCTATCACCTGAAGCCGAGGAGTCCGAGAAGGGGACCCACATCCTCATCATCGAGGGGTTCCTCATCTATAACTACAA GCCTCTGATCGACGCCTTTGACAAATGTTACTACATTGACATTCCTCGTGAGGAGtgcaaaaggaggagaag TACAAGGTCATACACAGTCCCAGACCCCCCCGGCCTGTTCGACGGCCACGTCTGGCCCATGTTCTTGAAACACAGGAATGAGATGGAAAGGAACTGCGACTCATTAG AGTATCTCGACGGGACGACATCTACTGAAGCCATTTACAACAATGTCTATGAAAGCATTCAGAACTCCCTGCTCAACAAATCATAG
- the LOC128455154 gene encoding nicotinamide riboside kinase 2 isoform X2, whose translation MEAMVNTVKGWQENPVKFARSHGVSLSPEAEESEKGTHILIIEGFLIYNYKPLIDAFDKCYYIDIPREECKRRRSTRSYTVPDPPGLFDGHVWPMFLKHRNEMERNCDSLEYLDGTTSTEAIYNNVYESIQNSLLNKS comes from the exons ATGGAGGCGATGGTTAACACAGTGAAGGGCTGGCAGGAGAACCCGGTCAAGTTCGCCCGCTCCCACGGGGTCAGCCTATCACCTGAAGCCGAGGAGTCCGAGAAGGGGACCCACATCCTCATCATCGAGGGGTTCCTCATCTATAACTACAA GCCTCTGATCGACGCCTTTGACAAATGTTACTACATTGACATTCCTCGTGAGGAGtgcaaaaggaggagaag TACAAGGTCATACACAGTCCCAGACCCCCCCGGCCTGTTCGACGGCCACGTCTGGCCCATGTTCTTGAAACACAGGAATGAGATGGAAAGGAACTGCGACTCATTAG AGTATCTCGACGGGACGACATCTACTGAAGCCATTTACAACAATGTCTATGAAAGCATTCAGAACTCCCTGCTCAACAAATCATAG
- the loxl5b gene encoding lysyl oxidase-like 5b has translation MARSLLLLYVFQGLLPLICGQLRAAGPWRHRVQWQNNGQVYSLMSTGSEYQAPVRSRSQSRVYVSGRRDGTRSQMSGAHRGTMLVRTGQGESRVIRTDPGVEAGSYTSGRDGRPFVPVNAHASGARQQPERPQRTGAAGYPVARRLVPEHINSINASAPASSAYFPGRRGGVRVDSPAVRTAGGEPGPGAPQLRAVPQAVPVLRQTGQSISAYPTTVERESEGAAPAPAPSEDASSEATTNRDDMVNDDPRNPFKNHRNSVFYNLYPSRERAGAQRPPDSGYGTRYFHNGLPDLVPDPYAIQAGAYIQRMQMYALRCAAEENCLARSAYGPGVRDIDFRVLLRFPQKVKNQGTSDFLPVKPRYQWDWHSCHQHYHSMDAFSNYDLLDAITGHKVAEGHKASFCLEDTGCEPGFRRRYACTSHTQGLSPGCHDVYAANIDCQWIDITDVPPGNYILKVTVNPNFHVLESDFTNNVVRCDITYTGIYVQTRNCRVARG, from the exons ATGGCGAGatcacttttacttttatacgtTTTCCAAGGACTACTTCCCCTCATCTGCGGGCAGCTGCGCGCGGCTGGGCCCTGGCGGCACCGGGTTCAGTGGCAGAACAACGGACAGGTTTACAGTTTGATGAGCACTGGGTCAGAGTACCAGGCTCCGGTTCGCTCCAGAAGCCAGTCGAGGGTTTATGTGAGCGGCAGGAGGGACGGCACCAGGAGCCAGATGTCCGGAGCGCACAGAGGAACGATGCTTGTAAGAACAGGGCAGGGTGAGTCCAGAGTGATCAGGACAGATCCAGGTGTAGAAGCAGGGTCATATACATCAGGGCGCGATGGTAGACCGTTCGTGCCGGTTAATGCTCATGCGTCAGGGGCCAGACAGCAGCCGGAGCGCCCTCAAAgaacaggagctgcaggttATCCAGTTGCACGACGTCTTGtccctgaacacatcaacagcaTCAACGCTTCTGCACCGGCGTCTTCAGCTTATTTCCCCGGCAGAAGAGGAGGTGTGAGGGTGGACTCTCCTGCGGTGCGCACCGCTGGAGGAGAACCGGGACCCGGTGCGCCACAGTTACGCGCGGTGCCACAGGCTGTTCCTGTCCTCCGGCAGACAGGTCAATCCATCTCAGCATATCCCACAACTGTGGAGAGAGAATCTGAAGGTGCCGCTCCGGCCCCTGCACCCTCAGAGGATGCTTCCAGCGAGGCGACCACAAACAGAGACGACATGGTTAACGACGATCCTCGAAACCCGTTTAAAAACCACAGGAATTCAGTTTTCTACAACTTGTATCCCAGCAGAGAGAGGGCAGGGGCGCAGCGTCCACCCGACTCGGGATATGGAACAAGATATTTCCATAATG GACTCCCCGACCTTGTGCCGGACCCGTATGCCATCCAAGCAGGTGCTTACATCCAGCGCATGCAGATGTACGCGCTCCGCTGTGCAGCTGAGGAGAACTGTCTGGCCAG GTCAGCTTATGGACCCGGCGTGCGAGACATCGACTTCAGAGTCCTCCTGAGGTTCCCCCAGAAAGTGAAGAATCAAGGCACCTCTGACTTCCTGCCCGTCAAGCCGAGATACCAGTGGGACTGGCACAGCTGTCACCA GCACTACCACAGCATGGACGCCTTCAGTAACTACGACCTGTTGGACGCCATCACTGGACATAAAGTGGCCGAGGGACACAAGGCCAGTTTCTGCCTCGAGGACACCGGCTGTGAACCTGGATTCAGGCGGCGCTACGCCTGCACATCCCACACACAG GGCCTGAGCCCAGGATGTCACGACGTCTACGCCGCCAACATCGACTGTCAGTGGATCGACATCACTGATGTTCCTCCAGGAAACTATATCCTGAAG GTTACTGTCAATCCCAATTTCCACGTCCTGGAGTCGGACTTCACCAACAACGTAGTGAGATGTGATATCACGTACACAGGAATTTATGTTCAGACGCGGAACTGCCGAGTAGCAAG ggGTTGA